Proteins from one Paraburkholderia sp. BL10I2N1 genomic window:
- the aceE gene encoding pyruvate dehydrogenase (acetyl-transferring), homodimeric type has product MSAVPDEVMKYVAAEKDDDPQETGEWLEALDGVISAVGPDRAHYLIEKQIEFARVHGEHLPFSANTPYINTIPVARQANNPGDQDVEHRIRSYTRWNAIAMVLRAGKDTNVGGHIASFASAATLYDVGYNHFWHAPSDQHGGDLVFVQGHSSPGVYSRAFLLGRLTENQLDNFRQEVGGEGISSYPHPWLMPDFWQFPTVSMGLGPIMAIYQARFMKYLQARGIAKTEGRKVWAFLGDGETDEPESLGAIGMAGRERLENLVFVINCNLQRLDGPVRGNGKIIQELESEFRGAGWNVIKVIWGSRWDALFARDKSGVLMRRMMEVVDGEYQTYKSESGAYVREHFFNTPELKALVSDWSDEEIWNLNRGGHDPHKIYAAFHEASQTKGQPTVILAKTIKGYGMGEAGQAMNITHQQKKMQVDQLKKFRDQFRLPISDDDLVHVPYLKFEEGSKELEYMRSRRQDLGGYLPARRQKAESLPVPDLAAFDPLLKGTGEGREISTTMAFVRILNILLKDKALGKRVVPIVPDESRTFGMEGLFRQIGIWNQEGQKYVPEDSDQLMFYRESETGQILQEGINEAGGMCDWIAAATSYSTHGEIMIPFYIFYSMFGFQRIGDLAWAAGDMRARGFLLGGTAGRTTLNGEGLQHEDGHSLLWAASVPNCLSYDPTFGYELAVIMQDGLRRMLANQEDVYYYITVMNENYEHPAMPQGDSVAADIIKGMYAFRKADADSKAPRVQLMGAGTIFNEVIAAADLLKNDWGVAADLWSVPSFTELAREGHEVQRWNLLHPTEEKKLSHVEKLLKDAQGPVIASTDYVRALTEQIRAFVPQRFVVLGTDGFGRSDTREKLRHFFEVDRYWVTVAALNALADEGTIERKVVAEALKKYNLDPAKPNPMTV; this is encoded by the coding sequence ATGTCCGCTGTACCCGACGAAGTGATGAAATATGTCGCCGCCGAAAAAGACGACGACCCACAGGAAACCGGTGAATGGCTGGAAGCACTGGATGGCGTGATTTCTGCGGTCGGGCCGGACCGCGCTCACTATCTGATCGAAAAACAGATCGAATTTGCGCGTGTCCACGGCGAGCATCTGCCGTTCTCGGCCAACACCCCCTACATCAACACGATCCCGGTTGCACGTCAGGCGAATAATCCCGGCGACCAGGATGTCGAACACCGCATCCGTTCATACACGCGCTGGAACGCCATCGCGATGGTGCTGCGCGCGGGCAAGGACACGAACGTCGGCGGCCATATCGCATCGTTCGCTTCGGCCGCGACGTTGTATGACGTCGGCTACAACCACTTCTGGCATGCGCCGTCGGACCAGCACGGCGGCGACCTGGTGTTCGTGCAGGGTCACTCGTCTCCCGGCGTGTACTCGCGCGCGTTCCTCCTCGGCCGTCTGACCGAGAACCAGCTCGACAACTTCCGCCAGGAAGTGGGCGGCGAGGGCATCTCGTCGTATCCGCACCCGTGGCTGATGCCGGATTTCTGGCAGTTCCCGACCGTCTCGATGGGTCTCGGCCCGATCATGGCGATCTATCAGGCGCGCTTCATGAAGTACCTGCAGGCGCGCGGCATTGCGAAGACGGAAGGCCGCAAGGTCTGGGCGTTCCTCGGCGACGGCGAAACGGATGAACCGGAATCGCTCGGCGCGATCGGCATGGCCGGCCGCGAACGCCTCGAGAACCTCGTGTTCGTCATCAACTGCAACCTGCAGCGTCTCGACGGCCCGGTGCGCGGTAACGGCAAGATCATCCAGGAACTCGAGAGCGAGTTCCGCGGCGCCGGCTGGAATGTGATCAAGGTGATCTGGGGCAGCCGCTGGGATGCGCTCTTCGCACGCGACAAGTCGGGCGTGCTGATGCGCCGGATGATGGAAGTGGTCGACGGCGAATACCAGACATATAAATCGGAGTCGGGCGCCTATGTCCGCGAGCACTTCTTCAATACGCCCGAGCTGAAGGCGCTGGTTTCCGACTGGTCCGACGAAGAGATCTGGAACCTGAACCGCGGCGGCCATGACCCGCACAAGATCTACGCGGCGTTCCACGAAGCATCGCAGACGAAGGGCCAGCCGACCGTGATCCTCGCCAAGACGATCAAGGGCTACGGCATGGGCGAAGCCGGCCAGGCGATGAACATTACCCACCAGCAGAAGAAGATGCAGGTGGATCAGCTCAAGAAATTCCGCGACCAGTTCCGTCTGCCGATCTCCGACGACGATCTCGTCCACGTGCCGTACCTCAAGTTCGAAGAAGGTTCGAAGGAACTCGAGTACATGCGAAGCCGCCGCCAGGATCTGGGCGGTTATCTGCCGGCGCGTCGCCAGAAGGCGGAATCGCTGCCGGTGCCGGATCTCGCCGCGTTCGACCCGCTGCTGAAGGGCACGGGAGAAGGCCGCGAGATTTCGACGACGATGGCGTTCGTGCGGATCCTCAACATCCTGCTGAAGGACAAGGCGCTTGGCAAACGCGTAGTGCCGATCGTGCCGGACGAATCACGTACGTTCGGTATGGAAGGTCTCTTCCGCCAGATCGGTATTTGGAATCAGGAAGGCCAGAAGTATGTGCCGGAAGATTCCGACCAGCTGATGTTCTACCGCGAATCGGAAACCGGCCAGATCCTGCAGGAAGGGATCAACGAAGCCGGCGGGATGTGTGACTGGATCGCAGCCGCGACGTCGTACTCGACGCATGGCGAGATCATGATCCCGTTCTACATCTTCTATTCGATGTTCGGCTTCCAGCGCATCGGCGATCTGGCATGGGCCGCCGGCGACATGCGCGCGCGCGGTTTCCTGCTCGGTGGCACGGCAGGCCGTACGACGCTGAACGGCGAAGGTCTCCAGCACGAAGATGGGCACTCGCTCCTGTGGGCCGCTTCGGTGCCGAACTGCCTGAGCTATGACCCGACGTTTGGTTACGAACTCGCGGTCATCATGCAGGATGGCCTGCGCCGCATGCTCGCCAACCAGGAAGACGTGTATTACTACATTACGGTGATGAACGAGAACTACGAACACCCGGCGATGCCGCAGGGCGATAGCGTAGCGGCCGACATCATCAAGGGCATGTACGCCTTCAGGAAAGCCGACGCTGACAGCAAGGCGCCGCGCGTCCAGTTGATGGGCGCGGGCACGATCTTCAACGAAGTGATCGCTGCCGCCGACCTGCTGAAAAACGACTGGGGCGTTGCAGCCGACCTGTGGAGCGTGCCGAGTTTCACCGAACTCGCGCGCGAAGGCCACGAAGTCCAGCGCTGGAACCTGCTGCACCCGACCGAAGAGAAGAAGCTCTCGCATGTCGAGAAGCTGCTGAAGGACGCGCAGGGTCCGGTCATCGCATCGACCGACTACGTCCGTGCGCTCACGGAGCAGATCCGCGCCTTCGTGCCGCAACGCTTCGTTGTGCTCGGTACCGACGGCTTCGGCCGCTCGGACACGCGCGAAAAGCTGCGTCACTTCTTCGAAGTGGATCGTTACTGGGTTACCGTCGCTGCGTTGAATGCGCTCGCAGACGAAGGTACGATCGAACGCAAGGTCGTCGCCGAGGCGCTCAAGAAGTACAACCTCGATCCTGCCAAACCCAACCCGATGACCGTCTAA
- the aceF gene encoding dihydrolipoyllysine-residue acetyltransferase — protein MSQAIEVKVPDIGDYKDIPVIEVLVKAGDTVEKEQSLVTLESDKATMDVPSSAAGTIKEVKVKVGDNVSEGSLIVVLESAAGGAAAAPAAAQPAAAALAAAAAPAAAPAAGGGVQEVKVPDIGDYKDVPVIEIGVKVGDRVEKEQSLVTLESDKATMDVPSPAAGVVKEIKVKVGDAVSEGSVIVLLESAGGAAAAAAPAPKHEVEPPSDAPQAPAPAPAAPSALAQAPLIPAGEGGTRSASHASPSVRKFARELGVDVSRVQGTGPKGRITQDDITAFVKGVMTGQRAAPAAAPAAAGGGELNLLPWPKVDFAKFGPVDPKPLSRIKKISGANLHRNWVMIPHVTNNDEADITELEALRVQLNKEHEKAGVKFTMLAFVIKAVVFALKKFPTFNASLDGDNLVFKQYYHVGFAADTPNGLVVPVIRDADRKGLVDIAKEMADLSKAAREGKLKPDQMQGGCFSISSLGGIGGTHFTPIINAPEVAILGLSRGAMKPVWDGKQFVPRLILPMSLSYDHRVIDGAEAARFNAYLAAILADFRRVIL, from the coding sequence ATGAGTCAAGCGATCGAAGTCAAAGTCCCGGACATCGGCGATTACAAGGACATCCCTGTGATCGAGGTGCTGGTGAAGGCGGGTGATACCGTCGAAAAAGAGCAGTCGCTCGTTACACTCGAATCCGACAAGGCAACCATGGATGTGCCCAGTTCGGCTGCGGGCACGATCAAGGAAGTGAAGGTGAAGGTCGGCGACAACGTGTCGGAAGGCTCGCTGATCGTCGTGCTGGAAAGCGCTGCAGGTGGAGCGGCGGCAGCCCCGGCTGCGGCTCAGCCTGCCGCCGCGGCGCTTGCTGCCGCCGCGGCGCCGGCTGCCGCGCCCGCTGCGGGCGGCGGTGTGCAGGAAGTGAAGGTGCCCGACATCGGCGACTACAAGGATGTGCCGGTGATTGAGATCGGCGTGAAGGTCGGCGACAGGGTCGAGAAGGAACAGTCGCTCGTTACACTCGAGTCCGACAAGGCGACCATGGATGTGCCGAGCCCGGCCGCCGGCGTCGTGAAGGAAATCAAGGTCAAGGTGGGCGATGCGGTCTCGGAAGGCTCCGTGATCGTGCTGCTCGAAAGCGCGGGTGGCGCCGCGGCGGCTGCTGCGCCAGCGCCGAAACATGAAGTAGAGCCGCCGTCCGACGCGCCCCAGGCGCCTGCGCCGGCTCCGGCCGCGCCGTCTGCGCTCGCTCAGGCCCCGCTGATTCCGGCGGGCGAGGGCGGTACACGCAGCGCGAGCCATGCTTCGCCTTCAGTGCGCAAGTTCGCGCGCGAGCTGGGTGTGGATGTGTCGCGTGTGCAGGGTACGGGTCCGAAGGGCCGCATCACGCAGGATGACATCACCGCTTTCGTGAAGGGTGTGATGACCGGCCAGCGCGCGGCACCGGCGGCTGCGCCGGCTGCAGCAGGCGGCGGCGAGCTGAATCTGCTGCCGTGGCCGAAGGTCGATTTCGCGAAGTTCGGTCCGGTCGATCCGAAGCCGCTGTCGCGCATCAAGAAGATCTCGGGCGCGAACCTGCATCGCAACTGGGTCATGATCCCGCACGTCACGAACAACGACGAAGCGGACATCACCGAACTCGAAGCGTTGCGCGTGCAACTGAACAAGGAACATGAGAAGGCTGGCGTGAAGTTCACGATGCTGGCATTCGTGATCAAGGCGGTGGTGTTCGCCTTGAAGAAATTCCCGACGTTCAATGCGAGCCTCGATGGCGACAACCTCGTCTTCAAGCAGTACTACCACGTCGGGTTTGCCGCCGATACGCCGAATGGGCTCGTCGTGCCGGTGATCCGCGATGCGGACAGGAAGGGGCTCGTCGATATCGCGAAGGAAATGGCCGATCTGTCGAAGGCAGCCCGCGAAGGCAAGCTGAAGCCGGATCAGATGCAGGGCGGATGTTTCTCGATTTCTTCGCTGGGCGGGATTGGCGGGACGCATTTCACGCCGATCATCAACGCGCCTGAAGTGGCGATTCTCGGCTTGTCGCGCGGCGCGATGAAGCCGGTTTGGGATGGCAAGCAGTTCGTGCCGCGGCTGATCTTGCCGATGTCGTTGTCTTACGACCATCGCGTGATCGATGGCGCTGAAGCGGCTCGCTTCAACGCTTATCTTGCTGCGATTCTTGCCGATTTCCGGCGTGTGATTCTTTGA
- the lpdA gene encoding dihydrolipoyl dehydrogenase — protein MSLVEVKVPDIGDFKDVDVIEVNIKPGDVIELEQALMTLESDKASIEVPSDTAGTVKEVRVKTGDKVSEGSVIAIVESAGAGSAKAAPEEAAKEPGKAPAQAPAQPAAQPAAQPAAQKEATAAPQAGSFSGSADIECDMVVLGSGPGGYSAAFRSADLGMKTVLVERYATLGGVCLNVGCIPSKALLHTALVIDEAEALGSHGITFGKPQIDLDKLRDFKSGVVRKLTGGLAGMAKLRKVEVVTGTGTFVDPHHMEVQTESGKKVVKFKQAIIAAGSEAVNLPFMPDDPRVVDSTGALELRQIPQRMLVVGGGIIGLEMATVYATLGAQIEVVEMLDVLMAGADRDLVKVWEKYNSKRFANVMLKTKTTGAVAKDDGIYVSFEGEKAPAEAQRYDLVLVAVGRSPNGRKIGAEKAGVAVTDRGFIEVDKQMRTNVPHIFAIGDIIGQPMLAHKAVHEAHVAAEVAHGEKAYFDALQIPSVAYTDPEVAWAGKTEDQCKAEGIKYGKAVFPWAASGRAIANGRDEGFTKLIFDEATHRVIGGGIVGLNAGDLISEVCLAVEMGADATDIGKTIHPHPTLGESIGMAAELYEGVCTDLPPQKKK, from the coding sequence ATGAGTCTCGTCGAAGTGAAGGTACCGGACATCGGTGATTTCAAGGATGTCGATGTCATCGAAGTGAATATCAAACCGGGCGACGTCATCGAGCTTGAACAGGCGCTGATGACGCTCGAATCCGACAAGGCTTCCATCGAAGTACCGAGCGATACCGCTGGCACCGTCAAGGAAGTCAGGGTCAAAACCGGTGACAAGGTGTCGGAAGGCAGCGTCATCGCTATCGTCGAATCGGCCGGTGCCGGATCGGCCAAAGCAGCGCCTGAAGAAGCCGCGAAAGAGCCTGGGAAAGCGCCCGCGCAAGCGCCCGCGCAACCAGCCGCACAACCAGCCGCACAACCAGCCGCGCAGAAGGAGGCTACCGCTGCGCCGCAGGCTGGCAGTTTTTCGGGCAGCGCGGATATCGAGTGCGACATGGTCGTGCTCGGCTCGGGCCCCGGCGGCTATTCGGCTGCGTTCCGCTCGGCCGACCTCGGTATGAAGACCGTGCTGGTCGAACGTTATGCGACGCTCGGCGGTGTGTGTCTGAACGTTGGCTGTATCCCGTCGAAGGCGCTGCTGCATACCGCCCTCGTTATCGATGAGGCCGAAGCGCTCGGCTCGCACGGCATCACGTTCGGCAAGCCGCAGATCGATCTCGACAAACTGCGCGACTTCAAGTCGGGCGTCGTCAGGAAACTGACCGGCGGCCTCGCTGGCATGGCGAAGTTGCGTAAGGTCGAAGTCGTCACGGGCACCGGTACATTCGTCGATCCGCACCACATGGAAGTGCAGACCGAAAGCGGCAAGAAGGTCGTCAAGTTCAAACAGGCGATCATCGCAGCCGGTTCGGAGGCCGTGAACCTGCCGTTCATGCCGGACGATCCGCGCGTCGTCGATTCGACCGGCGCGCTGGAGTTGCGCCAGATTCCGCAGCGCATGCTCGTCGTCGGCGGCGGCATCATCGGTCTCGAAATGGCAACCGTGTACGCGACGCTCGGCGCGCAGATCGAAGTCGTCGAAATGCTCGACGTTCTGATGGCAGGCGCTGACCGCGATCTCGTCAAGGTCTGGGAGAAGTACAACAGCAAGCGTTTCGCGAACGTGATGCTGAAGACCAAAACGACGGGAGCCGTCGCGAAGGACGATGGTATTTACGTGTCGTTCGAAGGCGAAAAGGCGCCGGCCGAAGCGCAACGTTATGACCTCGTGCTGGTCGCAGTGGGACGTAGCCCGAACGGCAGGAAGATCGGTGCGGAGAAGGCGGGCGTTGCGGTCACGGACCGTGGCTTCATCGAAGTAGACAAGCAGATGCGCACGAATGTGCCGCACATCTTCGCGATCGGCGACATCATCGGTCAGCCGATGCTGGCGCACAAGGCCGTGCACGAAGCGCACGTCGCCGCGGAAGTGGCGCACGGCGAGAAGGCGTACTTCGACGCGCTGCAGATTCCGTCGGTGGCGTACACGGATCCGGAAGTGGCCTGGGCCGGTAAGACGGAGGACCAGTGCAAGGCCGAAGGCATCAAGTACGGCAAGGCGGTGTTCCCGTGGGCCGCTTCGGGCCGTGCGATTGCCAATGGCCGCGACGAAGGCTTTACGAAGCTGATCTTCGACGAGGCGACGCACCGCGTGATCGGTGGCGGCATCGTTGGTCTGAATGCTGGCGACCTGATCAGCGAAGTCTGTCTGGCCGTCGAAATGGGCGCGGACGCGACGGATATCGGCAAGACGATCCACCCGCACCCGACGCTCGGCGAGTCGATCGGTATGGCTGCCGAACTGTATGAAGGCGTCTGTACGGATCTGCCTCCGCAGAAAAAGAAGTAA
- a CDS encoding phasin family protein — MTLLTPEQIAAAQKTNLETLFGLTAKAFEGVEKLVELNLQVVKSTLAESQENAQRALSVKDAQELLALQASLAQPVAEKVLSYGRHVYEIASATQAEFARVAEAQYEEQNRKVQSLVENVAKNAPAGSETAVAVIKSAITAANTTYETVHKATKQAVEIAESNFNAAATAASKAASQAAAQASRSAKKAV, encoded by the coding sequence ATGACTCTGCTGACCCCTGAGCAAATCGCCGCGGCACAAAAGACCAACCTCGAAACCCTGTTTGGCCTGACGGCCAAGGCGTTCGAAGGCGTGGAAAAGCTCGTCGAACTGAACCTGCAAGTGGTGAAGTCGACGCTCGCGGAAAGCCAGGAAAATGCACAACGTGCTCTTTCGGTGAAGGACGCACAGGAACTTCTCGCGCTGCAAGCCAGCCTCGCGCAACCGGTGGCTGAAAAGGTTCTGTCGTACGGCCGTCACGTATATGAAATCGCATCGGCAACGCAAGCTGAATTTGCCCGCGTCGCTGAGGCGCAGTATGAAGAGCAGAACCGCAAGGTGCAGTCGCTCGTCGAGAACGTCGCGAAGAATGCTCCGGCCGGCTCGGAAACCGCTGTCGCTGTGATCAAGTCGGCAATCACCGCCGCCAACACCACGTACGAAACGGTCCACAAGGCTACGAAGCAAGCCGTCGAAATCGCTGAAAGCAACTTCAACGCAGCGGCTACCGCCGCGTCGAAGGCTGCCTCCCAGGCAGCAGCACAGGCATCGCGCTCCGCCAAGAAGGCTGTTTAA
- the pbpG gene encoding D-alanyl-D-alanine endopeptidase, with translation MKTDMFSSLKAIHGAALGTALSVAASLVISAAFAAPIDAFAASTTTPAKPEKATRSAKKTAATAARSPKTAQAAAANADDAPRTVVKKKRVSYTMNGRHHSAMRRVAFEPRQPTVGQAFGLHETPDALMLRSSVAYVVDQNSSEPLFDKNSRAVVPIASITKLMTAMVVLDSKEVMTEQIEVTDEDRDYEKNTGSRLSVGSVLSREDMLHIALMASENRAAAALSRYFQGGRPAFIAAMNAKAKALGMNDTHFENPTGLTSQNVSSARDLVKMVNAAYQYPMIRRFSTDRSYEVNTGKRMLAYNSTNALVRNPTWDIGLQKTGFINEAGECLVMQATINGHPMIMVLLDSSGKYSRFADATRLRTWLDNGGDGHITSADAGGSGT, from the coding sequence ATGAAAACCGACATGTTTTCGTCGCTGAAAGCGATCCACGGCGCGGCCTTGGGCACCGCTCTGTCGGTGGCCGCTTCCCTCGTCATCTCAGCGGCGTTCGCTGCGCCGATCGACGCTTTTGCCGCGTCGACCACCACGCCCGCCAAGCCGGAGAAGGCTACCCGTTCCGCCAAAAAGACCGCTGCGACAGCAGCCAGGTCGCCGAAGACAGCGCAGGCTGCGGCGGCGAACGCCGATGATGCGCCGCGCACCGTGGTGAAAAAAAAGCGGGTCTCTTACACGATGAATGGCCGCCATCATTCGGCCATGCGCAGGGTCGCTTTCGAACCACGTCAACCCACCGTTGGTCAGGCGTTTGGGCTGCATGAGACGCCCGACGCACTGATGTTGCGTTCCAGCGTTGCGTACGTGGTTGATCAGAATTCGTCCGAACCGCTCTTTGACAAAAATTCCCGTGCCGTCGTGCCGATCGCGTCAATCACCAAGCTGATGACCGCGATGGTTGTGCTTGACTCGAAAGAGGTGATGACCGAGCAGATCGAGGTCACCGACGAAGATCGCGACTACGAGAAGAACACGGGCTCGCGCCTGTCTGTTGGCTCAGTGCTGTCACGCGAGGACATGCTGCATATCGCGTTGATGGCGTCGGAAAACCGCGCGGCGGCCGCGCTGTCGCGCTATTTCCAGGGTGGCCGACCGGCGTTCATCGCGGCGATGAACGCGAAGGCGAAGGCTCTCGGCATGAACGACACGCACTTCGAGAACCCGACGGGTCTGACGAGCCAGAACGTCTCGAGCGCTCGCGATCTCGTGAAGATGGTGAACGCGGCATATCAATACCCGATGATTCGTCGTTTCTCGACTGACCGCAGCTATGAGGTGAACACGGGCAAGCGCATGCTCGCGTACAACAGCACGAACGCGCTGGTGCGCAACCCGACGTGGGATATCGGTCTGCAGAAGACCGGCTTCATCAACGAAGCGGGCGAATGTCTCGTGATGCAGGCAACCATCAATGGCCATCCAATGATCATGGTGCTGCTCGATTCGTCGGGCAAATATTCGCGTTTCGCCGATGCGACGCGCTTGCGTACGTGGCTGGACAACGGTGGTGATGGGCATATCACAAGCGCCGACGCTGGCGGCTCGGGTACCTGA
- a CDS encoding IclR family transcriptional regulator — MSDTNPDPKTSIQVIERMMRLLDALAAHSDPVSLKELAQRTELHPSTAHRILNDMVTCRLVDRSDPGTYRLGMRLLELGNLVKARLSVRDAALMPMRELHRQTGQTVNLSVRQGDEIVYIERAYSERSGMQVVRAIGGRAPLHLTSVGKLFLAADESTRVRAYATRTGLSGHTQNSITDLAKLERELLHVRQQSCARDNEELELGVRCIAAGIYDDTGKLVAGLSLSAPADRLQDSWLSQLSQTALVISESLGYRPEAQAGQAHAQHA, encoded by the coding sequence ATGAGCGACACCAACCCGGATCCCAAGACTTCGATCCAGGTGATCGAACGCATGATGCGCCTGCTGGACGCCCTTGCTGCGCATAGCGACCCGGTCAGCCTGAAAGAACTCGCCCAACGCACCGAGTTGCACCCTTCGACTGCCCATCGCATCCTGAACGACATGGTGACGTGCAGGCTGGTCGACCGGTCCGACCCGGGCACGTACCGGCTAGGCATGCGCCTCCTCGAACTCGGCAACCTGGTGAAGGCGCGCCTGTCGGTACGCGACGCCGCGCTGATGCCGATGCGTGAACTGCACCGCCAGACTGGCCAGACGGTCAATCTATCGGTCCGTCAGGGCGACGAGATCGTCTATATCGAACGCGCGTATTCCGAACGCTCGGGCATGCAGGTCGTGCGTGCCATCGGCGGGCGGGCGCCGCTCCACCTGACTTCTGTTGGCAAGTTGTTTCTTGCCGCCGACGAGTCGACCCGCGTCCGCGCCTATGCCACTCGCACGGGCCTGTCGGGTCACACTCAGAACAGCATTACTGATCTCGCCAAGCTCGAGCGCGAATTGCTGCATGTGCGTCAGCAATCGTGCGCACGCGATAACGAAGAGCTTGAACTTGGTGTTCGCTGCATTGCGGCAGGCATCTATGACGATACGGGCAAGCTCGTTGCCGGGCTGTCGCTGTCCGCGCCAGCCGACCGGCTGCAGGATTCCTGGCTCAGTCAACTGAGCCAGACGGCACTGGTCATTTCAGAGTCGCTCGGCTATCGGCCTGAAGCACAAGCGGGACAGGCTCACGCCCAGCACGCGTAA
- a CDS encoding (Fe-S)-binding protein, translating into MRVGLFVTCLIDLMRPEIGFSVIKLIERAGFEVVVPPAQTCCGQPAYNSGERRIARDLAEKTLREFEQFDYIVVPSGSCGGMIRVHYGDLFRNDPELMGRYGRLQPKVFELTEFLADVAHVKLVPGEFEGPVTYHDSCSGLRELGVKAQPRALLAQVGVPVNEMKDCEHCCGFGGTFAVKYGDISTAIVDEKCANIRTSGVDAVVLGDLGCMLNIEGRLRRTGDNTTRVLHIAQVLAGDA; encoded by the coding sequence ATGCGAGTCGGTTTGTTCGTCACCTGTCTCATTGACCTGATGCGTCCGGAGATCGGATTTTCGGTCATCAAGCTGATTGAGCGTGCGGGTTTCGAAGTCGTGGTGCCGCCTGCCCAGACCTGCTGCGGGCAGCCTGCCTACAACTCGGGTGAGCGCCGCATCGCGCGTGATCTCGCTGAGAAAACACTGCGCGAGTTCGAACAGTTCGACTACATCGTCGTGCCGTCGGGGTCTTGCGGAGGCATGATCCGTGTGCACTACGGCGATCTTTTTCGGAACGATCCGGAATTGATGGGCCGCTACGGCAGGCTCCAGCCCAAAGTGTTCGAACTGACTGAGTTTCTTGCCGACGTGGCGCACGTCAAACTGGTGCCTGGCGAGTTTGAAGGGCCTGTGACCTATCACGATTCATGTTCAGGGTTGCGCGAACTGGGTGTCAAGGCGCAGCCACGCGCGCTGCTCGCGCAGGTGGGCGTGCCCGTCAACGAAATGAAGGACTGCGAGCATTGCTGCGGCTTCGGCGGCACATTCGCGGTGAAGTACGGCGACATCTCGACGGCGATAGTCGACGAAAAGTGCGCCAACATCCGGACTAGCGGCGTCGATGCCGTCGTGCTTGGCGACCTTGGTTGCATGCTCAATATAGAAGGGCGCCTGCGACGCACCGGCGACAACACGACGCGCGTGCTGCACATTGCGCAGGTGCTGGCCGGCGACGCCTGA
- a CDS encoding lactate utilization protein B, with the protein MQAQSMQFKARAGQKLADQRLQQNLTKLSTKFVSARAAAITEIDFQATRASLMERRNRALENLDVWLETFEREATRRGVSVLYAETTQAAARLVVDIARKHDVKKVIKTKSMVTEEMRLNAVLGEMGVQSIETDLGEYILQINDNEAPSHIIAPVVHKDKEEIADLFAKTHQRPRLTEIPDMTREAREMLRPHFMTGDMGVTGGNFLIAETGSVALVTNEGNEGMCTVMPRVHVAVTGVEKILPTLEDLATAMRLLPRSATGQATSNYFSVLTGPRAPDEQDGPEHMYVVLVDGGRTGLIGGDFQEMLRCIRCGACMNHCPVYQKVGGHAYGWVYPGPMGSVLTPSYVGIDKALDLPQAATLCGECNSVCPVGIPLSDLLRKLRERQMERHLRPWRERLGLTVWGYLALHPDAYALLTRLAARILERMGGQRRAIARLPLGSGWTHTRDLPAPVGRTFRELYAAQRSHIG; encoded by the coding sequence ATGCAAGCCCAATCGATGCAGTTCAAGGCGCGCGCGGGCCAGAAGCTCGCCGACCAGCGTCTGCAGCAGAATCTCACCAAGCTGTCGACGAAGTTCGTTTCGGCCCGCGCCGCTGCGATCACCGAGATCGATTTCCAGGCAACGCGCGCGTCGCTCATGGAGCGCCGCAATCGTGCGCTCGAAAACCTCGATGTCTGGCTGGAAACTTTCGAGCGCGAGGCGACCCGCCGTGGCGTGAGCGTCCTCTACGCGGAGACGACCCAGGCGGCCGCGCGGCTCGTCGTGGATATCGCGCGAAAGCACGATGTGAAGAAGGTGATCAAGACGAAGTCGATGGTCACGGAGGAAATGCGGCTTAACGCCGTGCTCGGCGAGATGGGCGTGCAGTCAATCGAAACCGATCTCGGCGAGTACATCCTGCAGATCAACGACAACGAAGCGCCAAGCCACATCATTGCGCCCGTCGTCCACAAGGACAAGGAGGAGATCGCCGACCTGTTCGCAAAGACGCATCAGCGGCCGAGACTGACGGAGATTCCAGACATGACGCGCGAGGCGCGCGAGATGCTCCGTCCACATTTCATGACGGGCGACATGGGCGTAACTGGCGGTAACTTCCTGATTGCGGAGACGGGTTCGGTGGCACTGGTGACGAACGAGGGTAACGAAGGCATGTGTACGGTGATGCCGCGCGTCCATGTGGCCGTCACGGGTGTCGAAAAAATCCTCCCGACACTCGAGGATCTCGCCACGGCGATGCGTCTGTTGCCGCGTTCGGCGACGGGGCAGGCGACCTCCAATTACTTTTCGGTGCTCACGGGGCCGCGTGCGCCTGACGAGCAGGATGGCCCGGAACACATGTATGTGGTGCTGGTCGACGGCGGGCGAACTGGGCTGATTGGTGGCGATTTCCAGGAAATGCTGCGCTGTATCCGCTGCGGTGCCTGCATGAATCACTGCCCGGTGTATCAAAAGGTAGGCGGTCACGCTTATGGCTGGGTGTATCCGGGGCCGATGGGCTCAGTATTGACGCCAAGCTATGTCGGCATCGACAAGGCGCTCGATCTGCCGCAGGCGGCGACGCTATGCGGAGAGTGCAACAGCGTCTGCCCAGTCGGCATTCCGCTTTCAGATCTCCTGCGCAAACTGCGGGAGAGGCAGATGGAGCGCCACCTGCGCCCGTGGCGTGAGCGGCTTGGGCTGACGGTGTGGGGTTATCTCGCGCTACATCCGGATGCCTATGCGCTTTTGACCAGGCTGGCAGCACGGATCCTGGAGCGCATGGGCGGACAGAGGCGCGCGATTGCGCGCTTGCCGCTCGGCTCGGGCTGGACCCATACGCGCGATTTGCCCGCGCCAGTTGGCCGGACCTTCCGCGAGTTGTACGCGGCTCAGCGCAGCCATATCGGTTGA